Genomic window (Allostreptomyces psammosilenae):
CGACCGGTTCGTCATCGGCACCGTCGGCCCGCCGCTGCCCGGCACCGAGGTGCGCGTCGCCGACGACGGCGAGCTGCTGGTGCGCGGCCCGGGCGTGATGAGCGGCTACCACGGCCGTCCCGACCTGACCGCCGAGGTGCTCCAGGAGGACGGCTGGTTCCACACCGGCGACATCGGCGAGATCACCGAGGAGGGACACGTCCGCGTCACCGACCGCAAGAAGGACCTGATCAAGACCTCCAACGGCAAGTACGTCGCCCCCTCGCTGGTCGAGGGCCTGGTCAAGGCCACCTGCCCGTACGTGGGCAACGTCGTCGTGATCGGCGACAAGCGCAGCTACTGCACGGCGGTGATCACCCTCGACGAGCCGGCGCTGCTGGGCTGGGCCGGGCAGCACGGCCTCGGCCACCTGGGCTTCGCCGAGCTGGTGGCCCACCCGCGGGTCCGCGCGCTCGTCCAGGGCTACGTCGACCGGGTCAACGGCGGACTCCAGCGCTGGCAGACGATCAAGAGGTTCACCCTGCTGCCGCGCGACCTGTCGGTGGAGACCGGTGAGCTCACCCCCAGCCTCAAGGTCAAGCGCCCCGTGGTGGAGCGCCTGCACCGCGAGGCGATCGAGGAGATGTACCGGGCCGGCCGGGCCGGCTGAGCCACCCGGTCGGAGCCGGCCGGCGCGGGGCGGGGAGGACGGGGCGGGGAGGACGGGGAGCGGCGGAGGAGAGCGGGGGAGGGGACGGCGGAGCGGGCCGCCGGCAACGGCCCGCTCGGGGGGATACTGGACCAATGCCCTCCGCACTTCCCGACGGCGAGCCGGTGCCCACCGACGGCGCGCTGCCCGCCCCGGCCCTCGCCGAGCTCGGCGAGCGGCCGTTCGGCTTCTACCTGCACGTCCCCTACTGCGCCACCCGCTGCGGCTACTGCGACTTCAACACCTACACCGCCGCCGAGCTGCGCGGGCGCGGCGGCGCCCTGGCCTCCCGGGAGAACTACGCGGCCACCCTGGTCGAGGAGGTGCGGCTGGCCCGCCGGGTGCTCTCCCAGGGCCCGCGCGGGGCCGTGGACCTGCCGGTGCGCACCGTGTTCGTCGGCGGCGGCACGCCCACCCTGCTGCCCGCCGCCGACCTCGCCCGGATGCTGACCGCCATCCGCGACGAGTTCGGCCTCGCCGACGACGCCGAGGTCACCACCGAGGCCAACCCCGACTCGGTGGACGCCGGCTACCTCGCCGCGCTGCGCGAGGCCGGCTTCAACCGCGTCTCCTTCGGCATGCAGTCCGCCCGCCCCCACGTGCTGCGCGTCCTGGAGCGCACCCACACCCCCGGGCGGCCCGAGTGGTGCGTCGCCCAGGCCCGCGCCGCCGGTTTCGAGCACGTCAACCTGGACCTCATCTACGGCACCCCGGGCGAGAGCGACGACGACTGGCGGGCCTCCCTGGAGGCGGCGCTCGGCGCCGGCCCGGACCACGTCTCCGCCTACGCCCTGATCGTCGAGGAGGGCACCCGGCTGGCCGCGCGCATCCGGCGCGGCGAACTGCCCATGACCGACGACGACGAGCACGCCGACCGCTACCTGATCGCCGACGAACTGCTCTCCGCCGCCGGACTGGACTGGTACGAGGTCTCCAACTGGGCCGCCTCGCCCGAGGCCCGCTGCCGCCACAACGAGCTGTACTGGACCGGCGCGGACTGGTGGGGCGCCGGGCCGGGCGCGCACAGCCACGTCGGCGGGGTCCGCTGGTGGAACGTCAAACACCCCGCCGCCTACGCCGAGCGGCTCGCCGCCGACGCCTCCCCCGGCCACGGCCGCGAACTGCTCACCCCCGAGGACCGGCGCGTGGAGCGCATCCTGCTGGAGCTCCGGCTGCGCTCCGGCTGCCCGCTGGACCTGCTGCGCCCCGACGGCCGGCTGGCCGCCGAACGGGCCCTCGCCGACGGCCTGCTGCAGGAGGAACCGTGGAAGGAGGGGCGGGCCGTGCTCACC
Coding sequences:
- the hemW gene encoding radical SAM family heme chaperone HemW, producing MPSALPDGEPVPTDGALPAPALAELGERPFGFYLHVPYCATRCGYCDFNTYTAAELRGRGGALASRENYAATLVEEVRLARRVLSQGPRGAVDLPVRTVFVGGGTPTLLPAADLARMLTAIRDEFGLADDAEVTTEANPDSVDAGYLAALREAGFNRVSFGMQSARPHVLRVLERTHTPGRPEWCVAQARAAGFEHVNLDLIYGTPGESDDDWRASLEAALGAGPDHVSAYALIVEEGTRLAARIRRGELPMTDDDEHADRYLIADELLSAAGLDWYEVSNWAASPEARCRHNELYWTGADWWGAGPGAHSHVGGVRWWNVKHPAAYAERLAADASPGHGRELLTPEDRRVERILLELRLRSGCPLDLLRPDGRLAAERALADGLLQEEPWKEGRAVLTLRGRLLADALVRDLVD